A single region of the Aquarana catesbeiana isolate 2022-GZ linkage group LG07, ASM4218655v1, whole genome shotgun sequence genome encodes:
- the ZXDC gene encoding zinc finger protein ZXDC isoform X2, with protein sequence MEIQGPSAGQRHQDGGPGLLVPCDGAEDGEEEAAAPAPHPVYMVVSLGGGEAPRPSPAPEQGLPGFVTVRLENGVLSLENCEAPGTRPQPRVGSSSAPATPHQSWAGGEEEEEEEEPCGSGPGPQSGFPDPLEDVDMVLKDEQVAGFLVEDIGELQVNLGEALDLARKGVLLVFRCPEPGCAKAFDRKQQLKVHLLSHTEERRPYKCQVDDCGWSFTTLYKLKRHLQSHDKRRPFPCQAPGCGKSFTTVYNLKAHLKAHEQENLFRCEACGEAFPTATKLGAHRRTHFEPERPYKCEFEGCDKTFITVTALFSHHRAHVREQEQFVCSFPGCNKQYDKACRLKIHLRSHTGERPFICDFESCSVSFTSMSKLLRHKRKHEDDRRYPCPVEGCGKSFTRAEHLKGHKITHLGTKPFECPVDGCGAKFSARSSLYIHSKKHLQDVDASKARCSVSNCSKIFTSRQSLKSHMVKQHGRDLEASSSLTPSSELTSSGQSDLSNLDISSLFTNVSSNGSGISADLTLVNSGILTIDVSSVRSTLGGSLSTNSNSLVHPVDPLVLVSNSENHGSLDSSLLLGAAASILQQGNLNLDDVQTVNAEALGSLASLSMRSSNQDLHALTSTNSLTIDSASLTPSVSLGASGSIPELLTQTKPERSLLHSSEVVDQQEGSKVVTQFVFPSPAGSYSAQKEVDFIVAGNSVLESGGSARTDYRAIQLVKSKKKGGSSSSGTSPTQKKNKSTKQVSPAGNRIGNSVVMPNGGLTLRDPATGAQYVQIQLLQDDPSGDSDLPFQLSAQSPAAHAQLTVDLPVHILQEPHASTEDDAASDSSQFTGSTINLQDLE encoded by the exons ATGGAAATCCAGGGGCCGTCAGCGGGGCAGCGGCACCAAGATGGCGGCCCGGGGCTCCTCGTCCCCTGCGACGGGGCGGAAGACGGTGAGGAGGAGGCCGCCGCCCCTGCCCCGCACCCCGTCTACATGGTGGTCAGCCTCGGCGGCGGGGaggccccccggcccagcccggctCCGGAGCAAGGGCTGCCGGGCTTCGTCACCGTCCGGCTAGAGAACGGCGTGCTGAGCCTGGAGAACTGCGAGGCCCCCGGGACTAGGCCGCAGCCCCGGGTTGGCAGTAGCAGCGCGCCGGCCACCCCCCACCAGAGCTGGGccgggggggaggaggaagaagaggaggaggagccgtgCGGGAGCGGCCCGGGGCCCCAGAGCGGCTTCCCCGACCCCCTGGAGGACGTGGACATGGTGCTGAAGGACGAGCAGGTGGCGGGCTTCCTGGTGGAGGATATCGGGGAGCTGCAGGTGAATCTGGGGGAGGCCCTGgacctggccaggaagggggtccTCCTGGTCTTCCGCTGCCCCGAGCCCGGCTGTGCCAAGGCCTTCGACCGCAAGCAGCAGCTCAAGGTCCACCTGCTGAGCCACACCGAGGAGCGCAGACCCTACAAGTGCCAGGTGGACGACTGCGGCTGGTCCTTCACCACCCTCTACAAGCTGAAGAGACACCTCCAATCCCACGACAAGCGGAGACCCTTCCCCTGCCAGGCCCCCGGCTGCGGCAAGAGCTTCACCACCGTCTACAACCTCAAAGCCCACCTCAAGGCCCACGAGCAGGAGAACCTCTTCCGATGCGAGGCCTGCGGAGAGGCCTTCCCCACCGCCACCAAGCTGGGAGCCCACCGAAGGACTCACTTCGAGCCAGAGAGGCCCTACAAGTGCGAATTCGAGG GTTGTGACAAGACGTTTATTACAGTGACTGCCTTGTTCTCCCATCACAGAGCTCATGTCCGGGAACAGGAACAGTTTGTTTGCTCTTTTCCTGGCTGCAACAAGCAGTATGATAAAGCCTGCCGCCTGAAGATCCACCTACGGAGCCACACAG GTGAGAGACCTTTTATCTGTGACTTTGAAAGCTGCAGTGTCTCCTTCACAAGCATGTCAAAGCTGCTAAGGCATAAAAG gaaACATGAAGATGACCGGCGGTACCCGTGTCCTGTAGAAGGCTGTGGGAAGTCGTTCACTAGAGCGGAGCACTTGAAAGGCCACAAGATTACTCACCTGGGCACTAAACCCTTTGAGTGCCCCGTGGATG GTTGTGGAGCCAAGTTCTCTGCTCGTAGCAGTCTGTACATCCATTCAAAGAAGCACCTTCAGGATGTGGATGCCTCCAAGGCTCGATGTTCTGTGTCCAACTGCAGCAAGATATTCACATCCAGACAGAGCCTGAAGTCCCACATGGTTAAGCAGCACGGCCGAG ACCTGGAAGCCTCCAGCTCCCTCACCCCCAGCAGTGAACTCACAAGCTCAGGGCAAAGTGACCTCAGTAATCTGGACATCTCGTCTCTCTTCACCAATGTGTCCTCAAATGGTTCTGGAATCTCAGCTGACCTGACCCTTGTCAACTCTGGAATACTGACCATCGATGTATCTTCTGTGAGATCCACCCTGGGCGGCAGCCTGTCGACCAACAGTAACTCTTTGGTACATCCCGTTGACCCCTTGGTGCTGGTGTCCAACAGCGAGAACCACGGCAGTCTGGACAGCTCCCTCCTGCTTGGCGCAGCAGCCTCCATCCTCCAGCAGGGAAATCTGAACTTAGACGATGTACAGACTGTGAATGCAGAGGCACTGGGCTCCCTGGCTTCCTTATCTATGAGAAGCTCCAACCAGGATTTGCATGCGCTGACCTCCACTAATAGCCTGACTATAGATTCAGCTAGCCTGACGCCTTCCGTTAGCCTTGGGGCCAGCGGCTCAATTCCAGAATTGTTGACGCAGACCAAACCTGAGAGAAGCCTTCTTCACAGCTCGGAGGTTGTAGACCAGCAGGAAGGCAGTAAAGTTGTGACGCAGTTTGTGTTCCCCAGCCCTGCCGGCAGCTACAGCGCACAGAAGGAGGTGGATTTCATTGTGGCTGGAAATTCAGTATTG GAGAGTGGCGGATCGGCCAGGACAGACTACAGAGCCATTCAGCTGGTGAAGAGCAAAAAGAAAGGTGGCAGCAGCAGCTCAG GCACTTCACCTACTCAGAAGAAAAATAAAAGTACAAAACAAGTGTCTCCGGCTGGTAACCGGATAGGGAACAGTGTTGTTATGCCAAATGGTGGCCTGACGTTACGGGACCCAGCCACAGGGGCTCAATATGTACAGATCCAGCTGCTGCAG GACGATCCTTCCGGGGACAGCGATCTGCCTTTCCAGCTGAGCGCTCAGTCTCCAGCAGCGCATGCTCAGCTCACAGTCGATCTACCAGTGCACATCCTGCAG GAGCCTCACGCCTCCACCGAGGATGACGCCGCCTCAGACAGTTCACAATTTACAGGAAGCACAATAAACCTGCAGGACCTCGAGTAA
- the ZXDC gene encoding zinc finger protein ZXDC isoform X1 — translation MEIQGPSAGQRHQDGGPGLLVPCDGAEDGEEEAAAPAPHPVYMVVSLGGGEAPRPSPAPEQGLPGFVTVRLENGVLSLENCEAPGTRPQPRVGSSSAPATPHQSWAGGEEEEEEEEPCGSGPGPQSGFPDPLEDVDMVLKDEQVAGFLVEDIGELQVNLGEALDLARKGVLLVFRCPEPGCAKAFDRKQQLKVHLLSHTEERRPYKCQVDDCGWSFTTLYKLKRHLQSHDKRRPFPCQAPGCGKSFTTVYNLKAHLKAHEQENLFRCEACGEAFPTATKLGAHRRTHFEPERPYKCEFEGCDKTFITVTALFSHHRAHVREQEQFVCSFPGCNKQYDKACRLKIHLRSHTGERPFICDFESCSVSFTSMSKLLRHKRKHEDDRRYPCPVEGCGKSFTRAEHLKGHKITHLGTKPFECPVDGCGAKFSARSSLYIHSKKHLQDVDASKARCSVSNCSKIFTSRQSLKSHMVKQHGRDLEASSSLTPSSELTSSGQSDLSNLDISSLFTNVSSNGSGISADLTLVNSGILTIDVSSVRSTLGGSLSTNSNSLVHPVDPLVLVSNSENHGSLDSSLLLGAAASILQQGNLNLDDVQTVNAEALGSLASLSMRSSNQDLHALTSTNSLTIDSASLTPSVSLGASGSIPELLTQTKPERSLLHSSEVVDQQEGSKVVTQFVFPSPAGSYSAQKEVDFIVAGNSVLQESGGSARTDYRAIQLVKSKKKGGSSSSGTSPTQKKNKSTKQVSPAGNRIGNSVVMPNGGLTLRDPATGAQYVQIQLLQDDPSGDSDLPFQLSAQSPAAHAQLTVDLPVHILQEPHASTEDDAASDSSQFTGSTINLQDLE, via the exons ATGGAAATCCAGGGGCCGTCAGCGGGGCAGCGGCACCAAGATGGCGGCCCGGGGCTCCTCGTCCCCTGCGACGGGGCGGAAGACGGTGAGGAGGAGGCCGCCGCCCCTGCCCCGCACCCCGTCTACATGGTGGTCAGCCTCGGCGGCGGGGaggccccccggcccagcccggctCCGGAGCAAGGGCTGCCGGGCTTCGTCACCGTCCGGCTAGAGAACGGCGTGCTGAGCCTGGAGAACTGCGAGGCCCCCGGGACTAGGCCGCAGCCCCGGGTTGGCAGTAGCAGCGCGCCGGCCACCCCCCACCAGAGCTGGGccgggggggaggaggaagaagaggaggaggagccgtgCGGGAGCGGCCCGGGGCCCCAGAGCGGCTTCCCCGACCCCCTGGAGGACGTGGACATGGTGCTGAAGGACGAGCAGGTGGCGGGCTTCCTGGTGGAGGATATCGGGGAGCTGCAGGTGAATCTGGGGGAGGCCCTGgacctggccaggaagggggtccTCCTGGTCTTCCGCTGCCCCGAGCCCGGCTGTGCCAAGGCCTTCGACCGCAAGCAGCAGCTCAAGGTCCACCTGCTGAGCCACACCGAGGAGCGCAGACCCTACAAGTGCCAGGTGGACGACTGCGGCTGGTCCTTCACCACCCTCTACAAGCTGAAGAGACACCTCCAATCCCACGACAAGCGGAGACCCTTCCCCTGCCAGGCCCCCGGCTGCGGCAAGAGCTTCACCACCGTCTACAACCTCAAAGCCCACCTCAAGGCCCACGAGCAGGAGAACCTCTTCCGATGCGAGGCCTGCGGAGAGGCCTTCCCCACCGCCACCAAGCTGGGAGCCCACCGAAGGACTCACTTCGAGCCAGAGAGGCCCTACAAGTGCGAATTCGAGG GTTGTGACAAGACGTTTATTACAGTGACTGCCTTGTTCTCCCATCACAGAGCTCATGTCCGGGAACAGGAACAGTTTGTTTGCTCTTTTCCTGGCTGCAACAAGCAGTATGATAAAGCCTGCCGCCTGAAGATCCACCTACGGAGCCACACAG GTGAGAGACCTTTTATCTGTGACTTTGAAAGCTGCAGTGTCTCCTTCACAAGCATGTCAAAGCTGCTAAGGCATAAAAG gaaACATGAAGATGACCGGCGGTACCCGTGTCCTGTAGAAGGCTGTGGGAAGTCGTTCACTAGAGCGGAGCACTTGAAAGGCCACAAGATTACTCACCTGGGCACTAAACCCTTTGAGTGCCCCGTGGATG GTTGTGGAGCCAAGTTCTCTGCTCGTAGCAGTCTGTACATCCATTCAAAGAAGCACCTTCAGGATGTGGATGCCTCCAAGGCTCGATGTTCTGTGTCCAACTGCAGCAAGATATTCACATCCAGACAGAGCCTGAAGTCCCACATGGTTAAGCAGCACGGCCGAG ACCTGGAAGCCTCCAGCTCCCTCACCCCCAGCAGTGAACTCACAAGCTCAGGGCAAAGTGACCTCAGTAATCTGGACATCTCGTCTCTCTTCACCAATGTGTCCTCAAATGGTTCTGGAATCTCAGCTGACCTGACCCTTGTCAACTCTGGAATACTGACCATCGATGTATCTTCTGTGAGATCCACCCTGGGCGGCAGCCTGTCGACCAACAGTAACTCTTTGGTACATCCCGTTGACCCCTTGGTGCTGGTGTCCAACAGCGAGAACCACGGCAGTCTGGACAGCTCCCTCCTGCTTGGCGCAGCAGCCTCCATCCTCCAGCAGGGAAATCTGAACTTAGACGATGTACAGACTGTGAATGCAGAGGCACTGGGCTCCCTGGCTTCCTTATCTATGAGAAGCTCCAACCAGGATTTGCATGCGCTGACCTCCACTAATAGCCTGACTATAGATTCAGCTAGCCTGACGCCTTCCGTTAGCCTTGGGGCCAGCGGCTCAATTCCAGAATTGTTGACGCAGACCAAACCTGAGAGAAGCCTTCTTCACAGCTCGGAGGTTGTAGACCAGCAGGAAGGCAGTAAAGTTGTGACGCAGTTTGTGTTCCCCAGCCCTGCCGGCAGCTACAGCGCACAGAAGGAGGTGGATTTCATTGTGGCTGGAAATTCAGTATTG CAGGAGAGTGGCGGATCGGCCAGGACAGACTACAGAGCCATTCAGCTGGTGAAGAGCAAAAAGAAAGGTGGCAGCAGCAGCTCAG GCACTTCACCTACTCAGAAGAAAAATAAAAGTACAAAACAAGTGTCTCCGGCTGGTAACCGGATAGGGAACAGTGTTGTTATGCCAAATGGTGGCCTGACGTTACGGGACCCAGCCACAGGGGCTCAATATGTACAGATCCAGCTGCTGCAG GACGATCCTTCCGGGGACAGCGATCTGCCTTTCCAGCTGAGCGCTCAGTCTCCAGCAGCGCATGCTCAGCTCACAGTCGATCTACCAGTGCACATCCTGCAG GAGCCTCACGCCTCCACCGAGGATGACGCCGCCTCAGACAGTTCACAATTTACAGGAAGCACAATAAACCTGCAGGACCTCGAGTAA